A DNA window from Anastrepha ludens isolate Willacy chromosome 6, idAnaLude1.1, whole genome shotgun sequence contains the following coding sequences:
- the LOC128865764 gene encoding fatty-acid amide hydrolase 2-B, giving the protein MTETNAFNSEEKSKRSRRHSSRRHSSSSSVSSGRRHRSQKRCSISAFIAQVFFNFISKIIRLVFQLIYGVQGETMPTITDPILLESATSLARKIRKQELTSVQVMESFIRRVKDVNPKLNCCVDNRFDEALQEAAEADKLIKSETHTEAELEKLKPYLGVPISTKDCIAVKGLLQTAGLYARKDVRATEDATAMALMRQAGAIPFALTNISEMCMWWESNNTVHGRTRNAYDSNRVVGGSSGGEGCMQSAAASPFGLGSDIGGSIRMPAFFNGVFGHKPSKLVVSNKGQFPMPFSAEQNSFLGIGPMSRFAEDLKPMLRIIAGDKAPELRLDEPVDLQKVRFFYQESDGGGRLVSPVDADLLAAMQRTVQHLRQTVKPTLVEKVQFEQFRQSSIIWFANMKDDSGFTFAHQLGDLKVAINPYVELVKWVFGASKHTFIGLLTAIMDRTQVQYGSSKYKHMVKKRDQLRAEIQELLGEDGVLLYPTHPTVAPYHNEPIFRPINFSYTGIVNVLGFPATAVPLGQLGSEGVPLGLQVIANFNNDRLCLAVAEELERAFGGWARPEVKV; this is encoded by the exons ATGACGGAAACTAATGCATTtaatagtgaagaaaaatcgAAGCGGAGTAGACGCCACAGTAGTCGGCGCCATAGTAGTAGTAGCAGTGTTAGCAGCGGCAGAAGACATCGATCGCAGAAACGTTGTTCCATAAGCGCGTTTATAGCACAAGTATTCTTCAATTTCATCAGCAAGATCATACGTCTCGTATTCCAACTCATCTATGGCGTACAGGGTGAAACAATGCCCACCATCACTGACCCCATACTGCTCGAGTCTGCCACATCACTGGCGCGTAAAATACGCAAACAGGAG CTCACTAGCGTGCAAGTAATGGAATCATTTATACGCCGCGTTAAGGATGTGAATCCGAAACTGAATTGTTGTGTGGACAATCGTTTCGACGAAGCACTGCAGGAGGCAGCCGAAGCTGATAAGCTAATCAAATCAGAAACACACACCGAAGCGGAGCTGGAAAAGTTGAAACCATATTTAGGGGTGCCAATATCGACGAAGGATTGCATTGCGGTGAAAG GCCTCCTACAAACTGCCGGTCTGTATGCACGGAAAGATGTGCGCGCCACAGAGGATGCTACTGCCATGGCATTGATGCGCCAAGCGGGCGCCATTCCCTTCGCCCTCACCAACATCTCGGAGATGTGCATGTGGTGGGAGAGCAACAACACGGTACACGGACGCACTCGCAATGCCTACGATTCGAATCGCGTCGTTGGCGGTTCCAGCGGTGGTGAAGGTTGCATGCAATCAGCTGCCGCTTCACCTTTCGGTTTGGGCTCTGATATCGGTGGCTCCATACGCATGCCAGCCTTCTTCAATGGTGTATTCGGTCACAAGCCAAGTAAATTAGTTGTTTCGAATAAGGGCCAATTTCCAATGCCCTTCTCCGCTGAACAGAACTCATTTTTGGGCATTGGGCCAATGTCACGTTTTGCCGAGGACCTGAAGCCAATGCTGCGAATTATTGCTGGCGATAAAGCGCCAGAACTGCGTTTGGACGAGCCGGTGGATTTGCAGAAAGTGCGTTTCTTCTATCAGGAGAGTGACGGTGGCGGCCGTTTGGTGTCACCGGTGGACGCCGATCTGTTGGCTGCCATGCAACGTACCGTACAACATTTGCGACAGACGGTGAAACCGACATTGGTGGAGAAGGTGCAGTTTGAGCAATTCCGTCAATCGTCTATTATTTGGTTTGCCAATATGAAGGATGACTCAGGCTTTACATTCGCACATCAATTGGGCGATCTAAAAGTGGCAATCAACCCTTATGTGGAGTTGGTCAAATGGGTCTTTGGTGCTTCTAAGCACACATTTATCGGACTCTTAACCGCAATTATGGATAGGACACAAGTGCAGTATGGCTCGAGCAAATATAAGCATATGGTAAAAAAGCGCGATCAATTACGCGCCGAAATACAGGAACTACTAGGCGAAGATGGTGTTCTGCTATACCCTACACATCCCACCGTTGCACCATACCACAATGAACCCATCTTCCGGCCCATAAACTTCTCTTACACCGGCATTGTGAACGTATTGGGTTTCCCCGCTACTGCCGTGCCACTGGGACAGCTCGGGAGCGAAGGTGTGCCTCTGGGCTTGCAGGTGATTGCCAACTTTAATAACGATAGGCTGTGCTTGGCAGTTGCCGAAGAATTGGAGCGAGCTTTCGGTGGCTGGGCGCGTCCTGAAGTGAAGGTTTAG
- the LOC128865768 gene encoding sentrin-specific protease 8: protein MSSYSHADPIALSFNETCLRMSDVQLLQGPHWLNDQILSFYYEYLEKLKYKNNPDLLFVAPEVTQCMKLMDDGELETVLNQLEAPRKPFIFFALNDNETTQAGGTHWSLLVFSRPEKTFFHFDSWGNNNSIASHQFVQRIKDALNCRQCHMKPIRCLQQANGYDCGIHVICMTDNIADYVNRYECVEGVEPLHQDTISAKRSELLKLIQSLGGKI from the coding sequence ATGAGTTCCTACTCACACGCGGATCCCATCGCGCTCAGCTTTAACGAGACTTGCCTGCGTATGAGCGATGTACAATTACTGCAGGGACCACACTGGTTGAATGACCAAATACTTTCATTCTACTACGAATATCTcgaaaaactgaaatacaaaaataaccCAGATTTATTGTTTGTCGCACCAGAGGTAACACAATGCATGAAACTGATGGACGATGGTGAATTGGAAACTGTACTCAATCAGTTGGAGGCGCCACGAAAaccatttattttctttgcactCAACGATAACGAAACCACCCAAGCAGGTGGCACTCACTGGTCACTCCTAGTTTTTTCACGACCGGAAAAGACTTTCTTCCATTTTGATTCGTGGGGCAATAATAACTCAATAGCATCACACCAATTCGTACAACGAATCAAGGATGCGTTGAATTGTCGCCAATGCCATATGAAACCAATACGTTGCCTGCAGCAGGCAAATGGATACGACTGTGGAATACATGTAATATGCATGACAGACAATATAGCCGACTATGTAAATCGGTACGAGTGTGTGGAAGGTGTGGAACCGTTGCATCAGGATACGATCAGCGCCAAACGATCAGAACTTCTGAAATTGATCCAATCGTTAggaggaaaaatttaa